Proteins found in one Microbacterium sp. LWS13-1.2 genomic segment:
- a CDS encoding NAD(P)H-binding protein — protein sequence MSETGAFAFTVHPRARLREDLARAWRPLGLVPERVYDTALRRLPLPPVTMAGVQIGGERVGHVVLVPFGARHLLSDIEEGRRRVSRAVDRAAALGADVVGLGALTATVTAGGLTLRERTDIAVTNGNAFTAAIVEDQIRMLLPHVSSRTTRPHVAIVGATGSVGTAVTKLLARDSAGARLTLIARTEGRLKALAAAIAGDVDVDVAQTIDAVRDADLVVLLTASADTLLGPEHLASGAVVLDATQPRNTLPALASARPDVLVVDGGIVSIPSLRLTGGEIGLPDGRSYACFAETAILALSGHSGHFSLGNPTLEQVDAVRERARGLARLGFHAAEPTSFGRPVALESHSAVIA from the coding sequence ATGTCCGAGACCGGCGCATTCGCGTTCACCGTCCACCCCCGCGCACGTCTGCGCGAGGATCTCGCGCGCGCCTGGCGGCCGCTCGGGCTCGTGCCCGAGCGCGTCTACGACACGGCCCTGCGCCGCCTGCCGCTCCCGCCGGTCACCATGGCGGGCGTGCAGATCGGCGGGGAGCGCGTCGGCCACGTCGTGCTGGTCCCGTTCGGCGCCCGCCACCTGCTGTCGGACATCGAGGAGGGGCGGCGCCGCGTGAGTCGTGCGGTGGACCGCGCCGCGGCTCTCGGCGCCGACGTCGTCGGGCTGGGGGCACTCACCGCGACGGTCACCGCCGGCGGCCTCACGCTGCGCGAGCGCACCGACATCGCCGTGACGAACGGGAACGCCTTCACGGCGGCGATCGTGGAGGATCAGATCCGGATGCTGCTGCCTCACGTCTCCTCGCGGACGACGCGGCCGCACGTGGCCATCGTCGGCGCGACCGGCAGCGTCGGCACGGCGGTCACGAAGCTGCTCGCCCGCGACAGCGCCGGCGCCCGGCTGACGCTCATCGCGCGCACGGAGGGGCGGCTCAAGGCGCTCGCCGCCGCGATCGCCGGCGACGTGGACGTCGACGTCGCCCAGACGATCGACGCGGTCCGCGATGCCGACCTCGTCGTGCTGCTCACCGCATCCGCCGACACGCTCCTGGGTCCGGAGCACCTGGCATCGGGTGCGGTGGTGCTCGACGCCACGCAGCCGCGCAACACGTTGCCCGCTCTCGCATCGGCCCGGCCCGATGTGCTCGTCGTCGACGGCGGCATCGTCTCGATCCCGAGCCTCCGCCTCACCGGCGGCGAGATCGGCCTGCCGGACGGCCGCTCGTACGCCTGCTTCGCCGAGACGGCGATCCTCGCGCTCTCCGGCCACTCCGGCCATTTCTCGCTGGGCAATCCGACACTCGAGCAGGTCGATGCCGTCCGCGAGCGGGCCCGCGGCCTGGCTCGCCTCGGATTCCACGCCGCCGAGCCGACGAGCTTCGGCAGACCCGTCGCACTCGAGTCGCACTCGGCGGTGATCGCATGA
- a CDS encoding metal-dependent transcriptional regulator has protein sequence MASPAVDDYLKTIYHHTEWQDDRITPSQLAAELGLAPSSVTEMVQKLAAQGLVTHRPYGPIALSDDGERRAATIIRRHRLIETWLVREFGYAWDEVHDEAEVLEHAISDRLLEGIDERLGRPRFDPHGDAIPDAAGHVHREPFVVLGGASAGHTGRVLRVSDRDPELLRAVESAGVAVGATVTVTSAAALRIGEVEVILPRAAGDAVWLSVDPEV, from the coding sequence GTGGCCTCTCCTGCCGTCGACGACTACCTCAAGACGATCTACCACCACACCGAGTGGCAGGACGACCGCATCACGCCGTCGCAGCTGGCCGCCGAACTGGGACTCGCGCCGTCGAGCGTCACCGAGATGGTGCAGAAGCTCGCCGCGCAGGGGCTCGTCACCCACCGCCCGTACGGTCCCATCGCCCTGTCGGACGACGGCGAGCGCCGCGCGGCCACCATCATCCGCCGGCACCGGCTCATCGAGACGTGGCTCGTGCGGGAGTTCGGCTACGCCTGGGACGAGGTGCACGACGAGGCCGAGGTGCTGGAGCACGCCATCAGCGACCGGCTGCTCGAGGGCATCGACGAGCGCCTCGGACGGCCCCGCTTCGACCCCCACGGCGATGCGATCCCGGATGCCGCGGGCCACGTCCACCGTGAACCCTTCGTCGTGCTCGGCGGGGCGTCAGCCGGTCACACCGGTCGGGTGCTCCGCGTCAGCGACCGCGACCCCGAGCTGCTGCGGGCCGTCGAGTCGGCCGGCGTCGCGGTCGGCGCGACGGTGACGGTGACGTCCGCCGCAGCCCTGCGGATCGGTGAGGTCGAAGTGATCCTCCCCCGCGCCGCCGGCGACGCCGTATGGCTCAGCGTCGACCCCGAGGTCTGA
- a CDS encoding serine hydrolase, producing MEPRRDAESLRGARRSTGRRLPKRAAAGRRSFTSTLKALDDLAASGAKISVRITDLDRGTSVLSGDDFVTLPVAGLGVVPLLIEVAAAFESGRLEPLEIIDRAQLEPVGVGGVWQHLKAPALPLSDLAVLTASTGDAMAANALLRRVGLPAVRARIEDLGLSRSALLDRFRDERGPDDAPHFALGSARELAEVFAALVNSQVVSPSVSAQVAEWLSLNHDLSLVASATGLDPFSHENDEHGLLFINKTGRDAGVRVEAGVLAGPRAGVSYALIVCFDDLSISHRLRAHEAFRVLGTDLMEYVF from the coding sequence ATCGAGCCCAGAAGGGACGCCGAGTCGCTGCGGGGGGCGCGACGGAGCACCGGCCGGCGGCTGCCGAAGAGGGCGGCTGCCGGACGTCGTTCGTTCACGTCGACGCTGAAGGCGCTCGACGATCTCGCCGCATCGGGCGCCAAGATCTCGGTGCGGATCACCGATCTCGACCGCGGCACGTCCGTGCTCTCGGGCGATGACTTCGTCACCCTGCCGGTGGCGGGGCTCGGCGTGGTGCCGCTGCTCATCGAGGTGGCCGCGGCGTTCGAGTCCGGGCGGCTCGAGCCGCTCGAGATCATCGACCGTGCGCAGCTCGAGCCTGTCGGCGTCGGGGGCGTGTGGCAGCACCTGAAGGCGCCCGCTCTGCCGCTGTCCGACCTCGCGGTGCTCACCGCCTCGACGGGTGACGCCATGGCCGCCAACGCGCTGCTGCGGCGGGTCGGCCTGCCGGCGGTGCGCGCCCGCATCGAAGACCTGGGGCTGTCGCGCTCCGCGCTCCTCGACCGCTTCCGCGACGAGCGCGGCCCCGACGACGCCCCGCACTTCGCACTGGGCTCGGCCCGCGAGCTCGCCGAGGTCTTTGCCGCTCTCGTCAATTCGCAGGTCGTCTCGCCGAGCGTGAGCGCGCAGGTGGCCGAGTGGCTGAGCCTCAACCACGACCTCTCCCTCGTGGCATCGGCGACCGGCCTCGACCCGTTCTCGCACGAGAACGATGAGCACGGTCTCCTCTTCATCAACAAGACCGGCCGGGATGCCGGTGTCCGCGTCGAAGCGGGCGTGCTGGCCGGTCCCCGCGCCGGCGTGTCGTACGCGCTCATCG
- a CDS encoding SDR family NAD(P)-dependent oxidoreductase yields MTWDPRSLPDLSGRVYLVTGSNAGLGYFASEQLVRAGAQVLMSARHPNRLSAARAAIRRRVPDAATDATEPLILDTSNLASVRSAAASVRGKGGLDGVLLNAGIVHPPKTRETTIDGNEVVFATNALGHYALAGELLTALADASGRMVWLGSMSTSLTPYDPVDPQLADGYTAWRAYVQSKVATAALGFEADRRLRAAGVPVASVVAHPGYSTGGRTPGIVGVNEPSRAKRFRDNLQAAIAQSKERGAWSLVRALTDPEIEGGEFWGPRTGSRGEPRRQKAAKITRDPVVGARLWDVAETATGVHWSFEVAER; encoded by the coding sequence GTGACGTGGGACCCCCGGAGCCTTCCCGACCTCTCCGGACGCGTGTACCTCGTGACCGGATCCAACGCCGGCCTCGGCTACTTCGCGTCGGAGCAGCTGGTGCGCGCGGGCGCACAGGTGCTCATGTCGGCGCGCCATCCGAACCGGCTGTCGGCCGCGCGCGCGGCGATCCGCCGACGGGTTCCGGATGCCGCGACCGATGCGACCGAGCCGCTCATCCTCGACACCAGCAACCTCGCATCGGTGCGCTCGGCGGCCGCGAGCGTGCGCGGCAAGGGCGGCCTGGACGGCGTCCTGCTGAACGCTGGCATCGTCCACCCCCCGAAGACCCGCGAGACCACGATCGACGGCAACGAGGTCGTGTTCGCGACGAATGCCCTCGGCCACTACGCGCTCGCCGGCGAGCTGCTGACCGCGCTGGCGGACGCCTCGGGCCGGATGGTGTGGCTCGGCAGCATGTCGACGTCGCTCACGCCCTACGACCCGGTCGACCCGCAGCTGGCCGACGGCTACACCGCGTGGCGCGCGTACGTCCAGTCGAAGGTCGCCACGGCCGCGCTGGGCTTCGAGGCCGACCGGCGCCTGCGCGCAGCGGGCGTTCCCGTGGCGAGCGTCGTCGCCCACCCGGGCTACTCGACCGGCGGCCGGACGCCCGGCATCGTCGGGGTCAACGAACCCTCGCGCGCCAAGCGGTTCCGCGACAACCTGCAGGCCGCCATCGCGCAGTCCAAGGAGCGCGGCGCCTGGTCGCTCGTGCGGGCGCTCACCGACCCCGAGATCGAGGGCGGGGAGTTCTGGGGACCGCGCACCGGCTCGCGCGGCGAGCCGCGTCGGCAGAAGGCCGCCAAAATCACCCGTGATCCCGTGGTGGGCGCACGCCTCTGGGACGTGGCCGAGACGGCCACCGGCGTGCACTGGTCCTTCGAGGTCGCGGAGCGCTGA
- a CDS encoding MATE family efflux transporter, producing MTTDTLNRDILRLAVPALGALIAEPLFLIVDSALVGHLGVEPLAGLGIASAVLQTIVGLMVFLAYSTTPAVARRFGAGDASRAVSVGIDGMWLALGIGAVLALVGYAATPALVGLFGATPEVAQQAEIYLGISMWGLPAMLVVFAATGLLRGMQDTVTPLWIAGLGFGANAVLNWAFIYGFGWGIAGSAVGTVLAQWGMVAAYAVVVGRLARRHEASIRPQREGVRGSARSGGWLFLRTVSLRVALLATVAVATGLGTVELAGWQVAFTIFSTAAFALDALAIAAQALIGKGLGAEETGLVRRVLGRTVAWGAWFGVITGALIGALSGVIGLLFTGDPGIAALVQPALIVLAVAQPVCGVVFVLDGVLIGAGDAKYLALVGVLNLVPFVPALVLVAVLHPVGAAGLTWLAVSFFGVYMLARLITLGWRVRGSAWLTAGA from the coding sequence GTGACGACCGACACCCTGAATCGCGACATCCTGCGGCTCGCGGTGCCGGCGCTCGGCGCCCTGATCGCCGAGCCGCTGTTCCTGATCGTCGACTCCGCCCTCGTCGGGCACCTCGGTGTCGAGCCGCTCGCCGGACTCGGCATCGCCTCCGCGGTGCTGCAGACCATCGTCGGTCTGATGGTCTTCCTCGCCTACTCGACGACGCCGGCCGTCGCGCGCCGGTTCGGCGCGGGCGACGCGTCCCGCGCCGTGTCGGTCGGCATCGACGGCATGTGGCTCGCCCTCGGCATCGGCGCGGTGCTGGCGCTCGTCGGCTATGCGGCCACGCCTGCGCTCGTCGGGCTCTTCGGCGCGACGCCCGAGGTCGCCCAGCAGGCCGAGATCTACCTGGGCATCTCGATGTGGGGCCTGCCCGCCATGCTGGTCGTCTTCGCCGCGACCGGGCTCCTGCGCGGCATGCAGGACACGGTGACGCCGTTGTGGATCGCGGGGCTCGGCTTCGGCGCCAACGCCGTCCTCAACTGGGCGTTCATCTACGGCTTCGGGTGGGGCATCGCCGGCTCCGCCGTCGGCACCGTCCTCGCCCAGTGGGGCATGGTCGCCGCGTACGCGGTCGTCGTGGGGCGGCTCGCGCGCCGGCACGAGGCATCCATCCGCCCGCAGCGCGAGGGAGTGCGCGGCTCGGCGCGGTCGGGCGGCTGGCTGTTCCTCCGCACGGTGTCGCTGCGGGTCGCGCTGCTCGCGACCGTGGCGGTCGCGACGGGCCTCGGCACGGTCGAGCTGGCTGGCTGGCAGGTCGCGTTCACCATCTTCTCCACCGCCGCGTTCGCGCTCGATGCGCTCGCCATCGCGGCCCAGGCACTCATCGGCAAGGGACTCGGCGCCGAGGAGACCGGGCTCGTCCGCCGTGTGCTCGGCCGCACGGTGGCGTGGGGCGCCTGGTTCGGCGTGATCACCGGAGCACTGATCGGCGCACTGTCGGGCGTCATCGGGCTGCTGTTCACCGGCGACCCCGGCATCGCCGCGCTGGTGCAGCCGGCGCTCATCGTGCTCGCCGTCGCCCAGCCCGTCTGCGGCGTGGTGTTCGTGCTCGATGGCGTGCTCATCGGCGCCGGCGACGCGAAGTACCTCGCCCTCGTCGGGGTGCTCAACCTGGTGCCGTTCGTCCCCGCGCTGGTGCTCGTGGCGGTGCTGCATCCGGTCGGTGCGGCGGGGCTCACCTGGCTCGCGGTGTCGTTCTTCGGCGTCTACATGCTCGCGCGCCTGATCACCCTCGGCTGGCGCGTGCGCGGATCCGCCTGGCTGACCGCGGGCGCCTGA
- a CDS encoding M13-type metalloendopeptidase, which yields MTDAPRSGLALEELSAEIRPQDDLFRHVNGSWLDRTEIPEDKARWGSFHLIAEQAEKDVHAIVEESQQAEPGTEARKIGDLYTSFMDTERIEAQGAAPLADVLARVDAVVDIPGFLRTIGEFEREGIAALIHLYIEPDPGNPERYVPFFIQGGLSLPDESYYRLDNFQETRIAFRAHVQRILELAGVAEAEASADRIVAIETEIATHHWDNVASRDAVKTYNLKTWDEVQALVGVDLTPWREGAAADHADAFAEINVYQPSFFEGLGALLVEERLDDWKAWLRFTVVHSAAPFLSDEFVAENFGFYGTQLTGVPVNRERWKRGVSLTEAAMGEAIGRVYVERHFPPASKVAMDELVANLIEAYRQSISELEWMTPETRERALAKLDAFTPKIGYPVKWKDYSALEIDAEDLVGNVRRAHVWEHDRQLAKVGQPIDRDEWFMTPQTVNAYYNPLMNEIVFPAAILQYPFFDAERDAAANYGGIGAVIGHEIGHGFDDQGSRFDGDGSLRDWWTNDDRAAFEERTKNLIAQFDSLVPQGLAPENTVNGALTIGENIGDLGGLGIAIRAYALSLGDADAPELDGFTGIQRLLLSWGQIWQQKGRDAETIRLLTIDPHSPNEFRCNQIVRNVDAFYDAFGVTPSDALWLDEDERVTIW from the coding sequence ATGACCGATGCCCCCCGCTCCGGTCTCGCGCTCGAGGAACTCAGCGCCGAGATCCGCCCTCAGGACGACCTGTTCCGCCACGTCAACGGCTCGTGGCTCGATCGGACCGAGATCCCCGAGGACAAGGCGAGGTGGGGCTCGTTCCACCTCATCGCGGAGCAGGCCGAGAAGGACGTGCACGCGATCGTCGAGGAGTCGCAGCAGGCCGAGCCCGGCACCGAGGCGCGCAAGATCGGCGACCTCTACACGAGCTTCATGGACACCGAGCGCATCGAGGCGCAGGGTGCGGCACCCCTCGCCGACGTGCTGGCGCGTGTCGACGCGGTCGTCGACATCCCCGGCTTCCTCCGCACGATCGGCGAGTTCGAGCGCGAAGGCATCGCGGCGCTCATCCACCTCTACATCGAGCCCGACCCGGGCAACCCCGAGCGCTACGTGCCGTTCTTTATCCAGGGCGGCCTCTCGCTGCCGGACGAGAGCTACTACCGCCTCGACAACTTTCAGGAGACCCGCATCGCCTTCCGCGCGCACGTGCAGCGGATCCTGGAGCTCGCCGGCGTGGCCGAGGCCGAGGCATCCGCCGATCGCATCGTCGCGATCGAGACCGAGATCGCCACGCACCACTGGGACAACGTCGCGAGCCGCGACGCGGTCAAGACCTACAACCTCAAGACGTGGGACGAGGTGCAGGCGCTCGTCGGCGTCGACCTGACGCCGTGGCGCGAGGGCGCGGCCGCCGACCACGCCGATGCGTTCGCCGAGATCAACGTGTATCAGCCGAGCTTCTTCGAGGGCCTCGGCGCCCTGCTCGTCGAGGAACGCCTCGACGACTGGAAGGCATGGCTGCGGTTCACCGTCGTGCACTCGGCGGCGCCGTTCCTGTCGGACGAGTTCGTCGCCGAGAACTTCGGCTTCTACGGCACGCAGCTCACCGGCGTGCCGGTCAACCGCGAGCGGTGGAAGCGCGGCGTCAGCCTCACCGAGGCCGCGATGGGCGAGGCGATCGGCCGTGTCTACGTCGAGCGCCACTTCCCGCCGGCCTCGAAGGTCGCGATGGACGAGCTGGTGGCCAACCTCATCGAGGCCTACCGCCAGTCGATCTCCGAGCTCGAGTGGATGACGCCCGAGACCCGCGAGCGCGCGCTCGCCAAGCTCGACGCCTTCACCCCGAAGATCGGGTACCCGGTGAAGTGGAAGGACTACTCGGCGCTCGAGATCGACGCCGAGGACCTCGTCGGCAACGTCCGCCGCGCCCACGTGTGGGAGCACGACCGCCAGCTCGCCAAGGTCGGCCAGCCGATCGACCGCGACGAGTGGTTCATGACGCCGCAGACCGTCAACGCGTACTACAACCCGCTGATGAACGAGATCGTGTTCCCGGCGGCGATCCTCCAGTACCCCTTCTTCGACGCCGAGCGCGACGCCGCGGCCAACTACGGCGGCATCGGCGCGGTCATCGGCCACGAGATCGGCCACGGCTTCGACGACCAGGGCAGCCGCTTCGACGGCGACGGGTCGCTGCGGGACTGGTGGACCAACGACGACCGCGCGGCGTTCGAGGAGCGCACCAAGAACCTCATCGCCCAGTTCGACTCCCTCGTGCCGCAGGGCCTCGCGCCCGAGAACACCGTCAACGGCGCGCTCACGATCGGCGAGAACATCGGAGACCTCGGCGGTCTCGGCATCGCGATCAGGGCCTACGCCCTGTCGCTGGGCGATGCCGACGCGCCCGAGCTGGACGGTTTCACCGGCATCCAGCGACTGCTGCTCAGCTGGGGACAGATCTGGCAGCAGAAGGGGCGGGATGCCGAGACCATCCGCCTGCTGACGATCGACCCGCACTCGCCCAACGAGTTCCGGTGCAATCAGATCGTCCGCAACGTCGACGCGTTCTACGATGCATTCGGAGTGACGCCGTCGGATGCTCTCTGGCTCGACGAGGACGAGCGCGTCACCATCTGGTGA
- a CDS encoding RNA methyltransferase — protein MEPAAEPAEPTLPVGVGPWPGGPDAWPDDPRYDPELLAHGDARNVVDAYRYWTMDAIVADLDMRRHAFHVAIENWQHDMNIGSIVRSANAFLAAEVHIIGKRRWNRRGAMVTDRYQHVRHHETVEAFVQWADAASLPVIAIDNVEGSKPLPAADLPEACVLLFGQEGPGLSPEALAAASATVQIQQYGSTRSMNASAAAAVVMYEWCRRWA, from the coding sequence CTGGAACCCGCTGCCGAGCCGGCCGAACCGACGCTCCCGGTGGGCGTCGGCCCTTGGCCGGGCGGGCCCGACGCGTGGCCCGACGACCCGCGGTACGACCCCGAGCTGCTGGCGCACGGCGACGCGCGAAACGTCGTCGACGCCTACCGCTACTGGACGATGGACGCCATCGTCGCCGACCTCGACATGCGCCGGCACGCGTTCCACGTCGCAATCGAGAACTGGCAGCACGACATGAACATCGGCTCGATCGTGCGCAGCGCCAACGCGTTCCTGGCCGCCGAGGTGCACATTATCGGCAAGCGCCGGTGGAACCGTCGAGGGGCCATGGTCACCGACCGCTATCAGCACGTGCGCCACCACGAGACGGTCGAGGCGTTCGTGCAGTGGGCGGATGCCGCATCCTTGCCGGTGATCGCGATCGACAACGTCGAGGGGTCGAAGCCCCTCCCGGCGGCCGATCTGCCGGAGGCGTGCGTGCTGCTGTTCGGTCAGGAGGGCCCGGGGCTCTCGCCCGAGGCGCTGGCCGCGGCATCCGCCACCGTCCAGATCCAGCAGTACGGCTCGACCCGGTCGATGAACGCGAGCGCCGCCGCGGCCGTCGTCATGTACGAGTGGTGCCGTCGCTGGGCGTGA
- a CDS encoding Nramp family divalent metal transporter yields MPPATTSRRSLPRLAWLIGPALVAGVAYLDPGNVASNMTAGARYGYLLVWVVVLGNVMAWLIQYLSAKLGIVTGKSLPETLGGRIRSKWGRRAYWLQAELVAMATDIAEVIGGAVALNLLFGIPLLWGGVITGTVSIALLLIQSRRGPRPFEFVIIGLLAIIAIGFSFGVFVAPPDGASVVAGLVPRFEGTDSVLLAASILGATIMPHAIYAHSALARDRFAPRVASAPAPATPTPGNLPGLGRTASVWGARRAPQTDGARPKPDTDTNTEPDTAIATGPAAPPPYGAALSDRSAPDATLAELRGIPTRRLLRATKWDVSIAMLIAGTVNLCILLLAAANLAGVPGTDSLEGAYAALYAGLGPLVATLFAVGLLASGLASTSVGAYAGAEIMHGLLHIRVPLLARRLVTLIPALVILAIGFDPTVALVLSQVVLSFGIPFALVPLVALTANREILGGFRNRAWTTIAGIAASVFLIALNGVLLFLVLSGA; encoded by the coding sequence ATGCCGCCCGCCACCACCAGCCGCCGCTCGCTGCCCCGCCTGGCGTGGCTGATCGGTCCTGCGCTCGTGGCCGGCGTCGCGTATCTCGACCCCGGCAACGTGGCCAGCAACATGACGGCCGGCGCCCGCTACGGCTACCTGCTGGTCTGGGTGGTCGTGCTCGGCAACGTCATGGCCTGGCTCATCCAGTACCTCTCCGCCAAGCTCGGCATCGTCACGGGCAAGAGCCTGCCCGAGACCCTCGGCGGCCGCATCCGCTCGAAGTGGGGTCGCCGCGCCTACTGGCTGCAGGCCGAGCTGGTCGCGATGGCGACCGACATCGCCGAGGTGATCGGCGGCGCGGTCGCACTGAACCTGCTGTTCGGCATCCCGCTCCTGTGGGGCGGCGTGATCACCGGCACCGTGTCGATCGCGCTGCTGCTGATCCAGTCCCGCCGCGGCCCGCGGCCCTTCGAGTTCGTGATCATCGGGCTGCTCGCCATCATCGCGATCGGCTTCTCGTTCGGCGTCTTCGTCGCGCCGCCCGACGGCGCCAGCGTCGTGGCCGGTCTCGTGCCGCGCTTCGAGGGCACCGACTCCGTGCTGCTGGCAGCCTCGATCCTCGGCGCGACGATCATGCCGCACGCCATCTACGCGCACAGCGCGCTGGCACGCGACCGCTTCGCGCCCCGCGTCGCCTCCGCTCCGGCTCCGGCCACGCCGACGCCGGGCAACCTCCCGGGTTTGGGGCGCACGGCGTCTGTTTGGGGCGCACGGCGTGCGCCCCAAACGGACGGCGCGCGCCCCAAACCCGACACCGATACCAACACCGAACCCGACACCGCCATCGCCACGGGTCCTGCGGCTCCGCCCCCCTACGGGGCCGCGCTCAGCGACCGGTCCGCACCCGACGCGACGCTGGCCGAGCTGCGCGGCATCCCGACCCGGCGCCTGCTGCGCGCGACGAAGTGGGACGTCTCCATCGCGATGCTCATCGCCGGCACCGTGAACCTCTGCATCCTGCTGCTCGCCGCGGCGAACCTGGCCGGCGTGCCGGGCACCGACTCGCTCGAGGGCGCGTACGCCGCGCTCTATGCGGGGCTCGGTCCGCTGGTGGCGACGCTGTTCGCCGTCGGGCTGCTGGCGAGCGGGCTGGCGAGCACGTCGGTCGGCGCCTACGCCGGCGCCGAGATCATGCACGGTCTGCTGCACATCCGCGTGCCGCTCCTGGCCCGCCGCCTCGTGACCCTCATCCCGGCGCTCGTGATCCTCGCGATCGGCTTCGACCCGACGGTGGCGCTGGTACTGAGCCAGGTCGTGCTGTCTTTCGGCATCCCGTTCGCGCTGGTGCCGCTGGTGGCGCTGACCGCGAACCGCGAGATCCTCGGCGGGTTCCGCAACCGGGCGTGGACGACGATCGCCGGCATCGCGGCATCCGTGTTCCTCATCGCGCTCAACGGCGTGCTGCTCTTCCTCGTCCTATCGGGGGCGTGA
- a CDS encoding FAD-dependent oxidoreductase, whose product MTRVVLLGGGYVTLHAYATLVRRRARDVRRGDLEIVVISADHAHRFHGFTGELVAGMIDSDRVATPLAEAMPLARIIGGRALSIDTVHQSVSYRCGENPVEALTYDHLVVGTGAKEPASEVAGLEQYGRTLRGPDEIAALADHLGTVPGSPVVVAGGGIAGAELAAAIADRGHPVTLVHSGNRILGEWSDQPGLVARAEKELDRLGVRVMPGARLTEVTPTTAVLFDGTTLTTATVVAATGQRPVYLPGLDPWRDERGRLRTGRTLAVRYGVWAAGDGARVEHPRNREPVPANALWAIKGGDHIGRAIARRLSGKTPRAFTYRGLGRAASFGYGRGISELYGVPFTGALAWLLRLVFFLRFMPSRARAAGVVSDLARFAVTPRRGRVRAVQVGTRSASRPAVSTEAA is encoded by the coding sequence ATGACCCGTGTGGTGCTCCTCGGCGGCGGCTACGTGACGCTGCACGCCTATGCGACGCTCGTGCGGCGCCGTGCGCGCGACGTCCGCCGCGGCGACCTCGAGATCGTCGTGATCTCGGCCGATCACGCGCACCGGTTCCACGGCTTCACGGGTGAGCTCGTCGCCGGGATGATCGACTCCGACCGCGTCGCCACTCCCCTCGCGGAGGCGATGCCGCTTGCCCGCATCATCGGCGGCCGGGCCCTGAGCATCGACACCGTCCACCAATCGGTGTCGTACCGGTGCGGCGAGAACCCGGTCGAGGCGCTGACCTACGATCACCTCGTGGTGGGCACCGGAGCGAAGGAACCGGCGTCGGAGGTCGCCGGGCTCGAGCAGTACGGCCGCACGCTGCGGGGCCCTGACGAGATCGCCGCACTCGCCGACCATCTCGGGACGGTTCCGGGATCGCCCGTCGTCGTGGCCGGGGGCGGGATCGCGGGCGCCGAGCTCGCCGCGGCCATCGCCGACCGCGGGCATCCGGTCACCCTCGTGCACTCAGGGAACCGGATCCTCGGCGAGTGGTCCGATCAGCCGGGGCTAGTAGCGCGTGCAGAGAAGGAGCTCGACCGCCTGGGCGTACGGGTGATGCCGGGCGCGCGTCTCACCGAGGTCACGCCGACGACCGCGGTGCTGTTCGACGGCACGACCCTCACCACGGCGACCGTCGTCGCGGCGACCGGGCAACGTCCCGTGTACCTCCCGGGGCTCGATCCGTGGCGAGACGAGCGCGGACGACTGCGGACGGGACGCACGCTCGCCGTCAGGTATGGCGTGTGGGCAGCCGGCGACGGTGCACGCGTGGAGCACCCCAGGAACCGGGAACCCGTGCCGGCCAACGCGCTGTGGGCCATCAAGGGCGGCGACCACATCGGCCGCGCGATCGCACGGCGACTGAGCGGAAAGACGCCCCGGGCCTTCACGTATCGAGGGCTGGGCCGCGCGGCCTCGTTCGGCTACGGCCGGGGCATCTCGGAGCTGTACGGCGTGCCGTTCACCGGTGCGCTCGCGTGGCTGCTGCGGCTGGTGTTCTTCCTGCGCTTCATGCCCTCGCGGGCTCGCGCGGCCGGGGTCGTGTCCGACCTCGCGCGCTTCGCCGTCACCCCGCGCCGCGGACGCGTGCGCGCCGTTCAGGTCGGGACGCGGTCGGCCTCACGCCCCGCCGTGAGCACCGAGGCGGCGTGA